A single window of Theropithecus gelada isolate Dixy chromosome 9, Tgel_1.0, whole genome shotgun sequence DNA harbors:
- the NANOS1 gene encoding nanos homolog 1 yields MEAFPWAPRSPRRGRAPPPMALVPSARYVSAPGPAHPQPFSSWNDYLGLATLITKAVDGEPRFGCARGGNGGSGSPPSSSSCCSPHAGTGPGALGPALGPPDYYEDDDDDDSDEPGSRGRYLGGALELRALELCAGPAEAGLLEERFAELSPFAGRAAAVLLGCAPAAAATTSEATPREERAPAWAAEPRLHAASGAAAARLLKPELQVCVFCRNNKEAMALYTTHILKGPDGRVLCPVLRRYTCPLCGASGDNAHTIKYCPLSKVPPPPARPPPRSTRDGPPGKKLR; encoded by the coding sequence ATGGAGGCTTTCCCGTGGGCGCCCCGCTCGCCCCGCCGCGGCCGCGCCCCCCCGCCCATGGCGCTCGTGCCCAGCGCCCGCTACGTGAGCGCCCCGGGCCCGGCGCACCCGCAGCCCTTCAGCTCCTGGAACGACTACCTGGGGCTCGCCACGCTCATCACCAAAGCGGTGGACGGCGAGCCGCGCTTCGGTTGCGCCCGCGGTGGGAACGGCGGCAGCGGCTCCCCGCCCTCCTCCTCGTCCTGCTGCTCCCCCCACGCGGGGACTGGGCCTGGGGCGCTGGGGCCGGCGCTGGGGCCGCCCGACTACTACGAGGACGACGACGACGACGACAGCGACGAGCCGGGGTCCCGGGGCCGCTACCTGGGGGGCGCGCTGGAGCTGCGCGCGCTGGAGCTGTGCGCGGGCCCCGCCGAGGCCGGGCTGCTGGAGGAGCGCTTCGCCGAGCTGAGCCCGTTCGCAGGTCGTGCCGCCGCCGTGCTGCTGGGCTGCGCGCCTGCCGCGGCAGCCACTACTAGCGAGGCGACGCCGCGCGAGGAGCGGGCCCCGGCATGGGCGGCCGAGCCCCGGCTGCACGCGGCCTCCGGGGCGGCGGCCGCTCGGCTGCTGAAGCCGGAGCTGCAGGTGTGCGTATTCTGCCGCAACAACAAGGAGGCGATGGCGCTCTACACCACCCATATCCTCAAGGGCCCCGACGGGCGAGTGCTGTGCCCCGTGCTGCGCCGCTACACGTGTCCCCTGTGCGGCGCCAGCGGCGACAACGCGCACACCATCAAGTACTGCCCGCTCTCCAAAGtgccgccgccgcccgcccgcccgccgcccCGCAGCACCAGGGACGGCCCGCCTGGCAAGAAGCTGCGCTGA